Proteins encoded within one genomic window of Glandiceps talaboti chromosome 3, keGlaTala1.1, whole genome shotgun sequence:
- the LOC144433141 gene encoding zinc finger protein 862-like translates to MYCEYCRDFPGLASKTSAFFVGTTRNRKQALTEHDKSKPHERCRAAVFVRRQPAPMDRVIANMEDGMRGKMVKLFNIAYFVAKEELPFTIFPKLCRLHVKNDCEIGKTYFNDHACRAFIQVIADTMKEDLREIVEQSTFLSTMCDGSTDTAVNENELMYVRIIQGGLPQNKFLSIQAVENAHAEGVLQSIDKGFQQGLGLNGQQWRMKSVGFGADGASVMMGRKNGVAALIKRDVPYLIEMHCVAHRLELGVLKAIKEETFLQDAKDMLQGIYKQYHYSPKALRELREIAKTLEESVLKPVNILGTRWIPHLYRAVKALLRNFRVIVVHFQHIVEERKASAEMQGRAKNALKKLQNFKFLLHLLFLCDVLNTTAALSQVMQKDTVVLTQVNTAIERVKLSLRNMVNNQSEQLNGFINTVQETGKWEDTDIKVKDTDLPDFQQSKQRIVDNVISHLDERFGNLRDNNILVASEVFDVSTWPEDNEQLATFGDAQVNILIQHFTTLLQRQVPNFSADDARTQWLDMKLEINRHHRHLRYLPLWQHLLTDPELIERYATILYLVQIIMLYPMSTACCERGFSAMKRVKTDWRSSLSIDSLDALLRIVLDGPESDDYVAIRALDRWLNSGTYRRRLDLKD, encoded by the coding sequence ATGTATTGTGAGTATTGCAGAGATTTTCCTGGGCTAGCTAGCAAAACATCGGCGTTCTTTGTGGGTACAACACGTAATCGAAAGCAGGCATTGACGGAACACGATAAAAGTAAACCCCACGAAAGATGCAGAGCTGCCGTTTTCGTTCGTCGCCAACCAGCTCCAATGGATAGAGTTATTGCGAATATGGAAGATGGAATGAGGGGGAAGATGGtcaaattattcaatattgCATATTTTGTAGCAAAGGAAGAACTCCCTTTTACCATTTTCCCAAAGCTTTGCCGATTACACGTGAAAAATGATTGCGAGATTGGTAAAACATACTTCAACGATCACGCTTGTCGGGCATTTATACAAGTGATTGCCGATACGATGAAAGAAGATCTACGTGAAATAGTTGAACAGTcaacatttttatcaacaaTGTGTGATGGTTCTACTGATACTGCAGTGAATGAAAACGAATTGATGTATGTCCGAATCATCCAAGGTGGATTGCCCCAAAATAAATTTCTGAGTATTCAGGCCGTTGAAAATGCCCATGCAGAAGGTGTACTTCAATCTATCGACAAGGGATTTCAACAGGGTCTCGGTTTAAATGGTCAACAGTGGCGGATGAAATCGGTTGGATTTGGTGCAGATGGAGCGTCTGTAATGATGGGTAGAAAGAACGGAGTGGCTGCCCTTATAAAACGAGATGTGCCATACCTAATTGAAATGCACTGTGTTGCACATCGACTAGAGTTAGGAGTGCTGAAAGCAATCAAGGAAGAGACATTTTTACAAGATGCCAAAGATATGTTGCAGGGGATATATAAACAATATCACTATTCCCCCAAAGCTCTTCGAGAACTTCGAGAAATTGCCAAGACCTTAGAGGAGAGTGTACTGAAACCTGTCAACATACTTGGTACTAGATGGATTCCCCATTTGTACAGAGCTGTGAAGGCCTTGCTTAGAAATTTCAGAGTTATTGTGGTGCACTTTCAACACATTGTTGAAGAGAGGAAAGCAAGTGCTGAGATGCAGGGTAGGGCAAAAAATGCTCTGAAGAAATTGCAGAATTTCAAATTCTTACTTCACCTCCTTTTCCTGTGTGATGTCCTGAATACAACTGCTGCCCTAAGTCAAGTCATGCAGAAAGATACTGTAGTACTTACCCAGGTCAACACAGCCATTGAGAGAGTAAAACTCTCACTTCGAAACATGgtgaacaaccaatcagaacaACTTAATGGTTTTATTAATACAGTACAAGAAACAGGAAAGTGGGAAGACACTGATATCAAAGTTAAAGACACAGACCTACCTGATTTTCAGCAATCAAAACAGAGAATTGTTGATAATGTCATCAGCCACTTAGATGAAAGATTTGGCAACTTGAGAGACAACAACATTTTGGTAGCATCAGAAGTATTTGATGTCAGTACATGGCCAGAAGACAATGAACAACTAGCAACATTTGGTGATGCTCAGGTGAACATACTGATACAGCATTTTACTACACTTCTACAGCGCCAAGTTCCAAACTTCAGTGCAGATGATGCCAGAACACAGTGGTTGGACATGAAACTAGAGATAAACAGACATCACAGACATCTAAGATACTTACCTTTGTGGCAGCATTTACTTACAGATCCAGAACTGATTGAGAGATATGCTACTATACTGTACCTGGTACAAATCATAATGCTGTATCCTATGTCCACAGCTTGTTGTGAACGTGGTTTCTCGGCAATGAAACGTGTGAAAACAGATTGGCGCAGTTCACTGAGTATTGACTCATTAGATGCGTTACTACGTATTGTATTGGATGGGCCAGAGAGTGATGACTATGTTGCGATCAGGGCATTAGACAGGTGGCTAAATAGTGGTACTTACCGTAGAAGACTTGATCTAAAAGACTAG